The Vitis riparia cultivar Riparia Gloire de Montpellier isolate 1030 chromosome 10, EGFV_Vit.rip_1.0, whole genome shotgun sequence genome includes a region encoding these proteins:
- the LOC117924373 gene encoding (S)-scoulerine 9-O-methyltransferase-like, protein MALKAAIELNVFNIIANAGPNAQLSCVEIVSKIPTTNPNAAVALDRILRMLTFNSILTASLRPCKDGTTIKQERTYGLTPKSCSLVTDNVEVSSTPAVNFCTERVVVESFYMLKYAVLEADCHPFHKAHGVNVFEYLSKDPRLSREFNEGMTINSKIVLDMVLKAYRGGFEETKEIMDVGGSIGTSVVKLVSVYPHIRGINFDLPHVIADTPEQPGVTHVAGDMFESLPNAETILLKFISMTGVTMGARRC, encoded by the exons ATGGCTCTAAAAGCGGCAATCGAGCTCAATGTCTTCAACATCATTGCCAACGCAGGCCCTAATGCTCAACTCTCTTGTGTGGAAATTGTTTCCAAGATTCCTACTACCAATCCAAATGCTGCCGTGGCTTTGGATCGGATACTAAGAATGCTCACCTTCAACTCCATTCTAACAGCGTCTCTGAGGCCATGCAAGGATGGAACCACGATAAAGCAAGAAAGGACGTATGGCTTAACGCCGAAGTCGTGCAGCCTAGTGACCGACAACGTTGAAGTTTCTTCAACACCGGCGGTGAATTTCTGCACGGAAAGGGTAGTTGTGGAGAGCTTCTATATGCTCAAGTACGCAGTGCTTGAGGCGGATTGTCATCCTTTCCACAAGGCTCATGGCGTAAATGTGTTCGAGTATTTGTCCAAGGATCCAAGGTTGAGCCGAGAGTTCAACGAGGGTATGACAATTAACTCCAAAATTGTATTGGACATGGTGCTAAAGGCCTATAGGGGCGGTTTTGAAGAGACGAAAGAGATTATGGATGTAGGGGGCAGCATTGGAACTTCGGTTGTGAAGTTGGTTTCTGTTTATCCACACATTCGTGGAATAAACTTCGATTTGCCTCATGTTATTGCCGATACTCCTGAGCAGCCAG GGGTGACCCATGTGGCTGGAGATATGTTCGAGTCATTACCGAATGCAGAGACAATTTTATTGAAg TTTATTTCCATGACTGGGGTGACGATGGGTGCAAGAAGGTGTTGA